The stretch of DNA AACCATAGTAATGCGGACAGTTTCGGTATCAATTTCACTAGCAAGAATCTCCGGGAGTCCCCCCTTAAAGTTGATATATGTTGTAAATCCCTGGCCTCGGCTTTTCAGGTTCAAGGTCTGAGGCTCAAAGAAAACATCATCATGAACAGCGCCCGGGGGGGACGCTAAGAAGATTTCAAAACCGCTGCCATCCCAGCCGTACCAGGTAATCTTTCCTTGATCATTAATTGTTGGCAGGGAATCATAATGTCCGCCTCCATACGTAGCATCACTGAGCTTACTAATCTGCTGGGTGGCAGCTTCAAAAGTATAAATTCCTATCTCGCTGCCAAAGGCCAACCAAACTATGTCACCGTTAGCATTAATCCGCGGATGCTGGTCATCTGTGTCATTATCAGTAATTTGATAAATTACATCAGGTGTAGCTGGAGAAAACTTGAATATTTCCCAATCATCTTCGATACCGTCCCGCCCCATCCAGCTAATATCACCTGTATTGCTGATCTGGGGGTAAAAATCGGGTCGATCGTTATCTGTTAATTGAGTTGTTATCCCTCCAGAATATAAGAAAATCTCATAATCGCCGTTTAAGCCTTCCCAGACAACATCGCCCAGGTCATTTAAGCGCGGATTGGTATCTTGATATGAGTTGTCGGTTATTTGGGTAGCAATTGCCGAACCCGCAGGGCGAATAAAAATCTCATAATCATTTTCCACAGTATCTGGTCGCCCTTGCCAGGCCAGGTCACCAATATCATTTATGGTCGGATTCTTTTGGTAAAAATCGTTAAATGATGCCTGCTCAATCGTATAATCTGTCTGGCCAACACTCCCGTAACTGATATTGGAATAAATCATTTCCGTAGACCACAGGTCATGCTGGGCGTAAGCTAGATTTGAAACAAAAAAACACCACCCAGAAGGGTCAGAAATAACAGTAAATTTTTCGTTTTTTTACATCTCACAACTCGCATGTAACAATCTCCTTTTGATTTCTCAGGGTAGGCCGTCTCATTAAAAATACGTTTTTACAATTGGCAAAACAAAATTTTTTAAACAAATTTCTGTGGTCTTCATCAAGCAATAATTGTACCTCAAGCCCTGAACAGACCAGACCAGGAGAAAAAATATACCTTTCATATCAGCTAATTACAAGGTAGAATCCGATTTTAACAAATTTCAGAGACGGTCTACTCATAGTTATTTGCCCCATTTAGGGGTATAATACAACTCAGTTTGAGACTTTAAATGAAGACCGCTTAATCGGGAGCACGTAAACCACGGGTATTATCCTTATGCAGACACTCACCTACGACAAGATTGACCACCCGGATGTGTTACGAGTCATTTTTCATCCGCGCCGCGACGCCATGCAGCCCCCTTCCGACCCAACCACAATCCATTCAATTCCGGTAGTTATAATGTTGCTATATCGTCATGTGGCGATATAGCGAAACAGGAGAAACTTAATGAAACCATTTATCCGGGTTATGAAGGCCCTTTCCGACCCCAACAGAATTAAAATCGTCAAAATGCTGGAGAAAAAAGAACTCTGCGTCTGTGAGATCACCGCCCTTCTGGGGTTGGCTCAATCAACGGTGTCTAAGCATCTGAAGCTGCTTGAGGATGCGGGGCTGGTTAATTCCGAGAAGAACGGCCTCTGGGTGAACTACCGATTGGCAGACGGCAGCGAGGGGTCACCCTATGCCGGCACATTGCTGAAAAACATGAAGGGATGGCTCAACGATGAGGCTGTGGTGCGTGATCTTGCCCTTCAGCTTGTACATGTGGACAGAGCGCGGATCTGCGCCGCATAATTTCTTTTTGAGGGGGGGGAAAGATCATGGAGTGGAAAAGAGAATGGAGGGCGCTGGCCTGGATTGTCGCTGGCTTTCTGGCTTGTTATTATCTGCCGGTGGGTATCAGTCGGTTCGATAATGCGGTCATGGAGGCCTTACATCTGGTTAAATGGTATGCGGAAGAGCATGTGCTGCTCTGCCTGGTGCCGGCCTTTTTCATTGCCGGGGCGATTGCGGTCTTTGTCAGCCAGGCCTCGGTACTGAAATATCTGGGCGCTAAGGCCAACAAGGTCTTGGCCTATGGGGTCGCCTCGATCTCCGGAACCATTCTGGCCGTCTGTTCATGTACTATTCTGCCCCTTTTTGCCGGTATCTATCGAATGGGCGCCGGACTTGGGCCGGCTACCGCCTTTCTTTACTCCGGTCCGGCAATTAATATTCTGGCCATCATCCTTACTGCCCGCATCCTTGGCCCTGAACTTGGTATTGCCAGGGCGATTGGCGCTATTGTCTTTGCCGTTATTATTGGTCTACTGATGGCCTTCTTTTTCCGCAAAGAAGAGCAGGAAAAGGCAGCGGCTCAGGCCTTGATGCCTGAGCCGGAAGTAACCCGTCCGCTGTGGCAAAATATTTTCTATTTCGCCGCCATGATCGGCATTCTGGTTTTTGTCAACTGGGGTAAGCCCGATCAGGCAAGCGGTGTGTGGAATTCCATTTATGTCAATAAATGGCTGATTACCAGTGGCTTTTCCACAGCCTTCGGCCTGATGCTCATGACCTGGTACGGTCTGCCGAAATGGCAGGTTGTGCTGGCCGCTACTCCGGCGGTGGTTATGGCCCTGCTTTTTTCAAACCACCCGACGTTGGCCTTTGTGGCGGGGTTTGTCGGCCTTTCTTTTCTGATCAGCACCCGCGAAGACGAAAACGGCGAGTGGTTTCGGGAATCATGGGGGTTCGCCAAGCAGATCTTGCCGCTCCTGCTCTTTGGCGTGCTGGTCGCAGGGCTGCTCCTCGGTCGACCCGGTAATGAAGGGCTTATTCCCTCGGAGTGGGTGAGCTGGGCTGTGGGCGGCAATTCGTTGGCAGCCAACTTTTTTGCCTCCTTTGCCGGGGCCTTCATGTATTTTGCAACTCTCACCGAGGTGCCGATCCTACAAGGGCTGATCGGCAACGGCATGGGCAAGGGGCCTGCACTCGCTCTGCTCTTGGCCGGGCCAGCTTTAAGCCTGCCCAACATGTTGGTAATCAGAAGCGTCATAGGTACCAAAAAAACAGTTGTTTTTGTCGCGCTGGTAGTGGTGATGGCCACAGCGGCCGGAATGATATTCGGAACATTTTTCTAACAGGAGGAATCAATATGGAAATCAAGGTATGCGGACCAGGTTGTGCTAAATGCACGGAAGCCGAACGAATTGTCAATGAGGCCCTGGGCGAGGCGGGGAAAGAGGCCACTGTTGAGAAGGTCTCTGATTTTAATGAGTTCGCCAAACTCGGCATCTTTTCCACCCCGGCGGTGGTCATCGACGGCCAGGTGAAGAGCGTTGGCAAAGTTCCCACCAAGAAAGAAGTACTCGGCTGGATCTCGTAAACAATGGACGTACCAATACAGAGAATTCTCAAAATCGGCCGCGCAACGGTCGGTCTGGTGGGACTTGATGTTGCGTTGAACAGGGTTCTTGCTTGGCAGGATCTGCCCCTTGAACGTTGTGTAGAAAACGTCTATGAGGCGATTGCCGGCCAGAACTATATCCCGACAACCGCCGCTGCTTCGTATAAACAGGCGATTGCCAGGGAGATTGTCAGACTCAGGGAGAACGGCGAGCCCCAAAATGACGAACTTGTCATCCGCATTCTTGGGCCTGGCTGTGTTTCCTGTAACAATCTACAGACGATGGTGATCGAGATTATGAACGATATGGGCATCGCTGCTGATGTTTTCCAGGTTCATGATTTGGACGAGATAGGGCGCTTCGGCGTTATGCAGACCCCGGCCCTGCTTATCAACGGCACAGTGAAATG from Desulfobulbaceae bacterium encodes:
- a CDS encoding winged helix-turn-helix transcriptional regulator, yielding MKPFIRVMKALSDPNRIKIVKMLEKKELCVCEITALLGLAQSTVSKHLKLLEDAGLVNSEKNGLWVNYRLADGSEGSPYAGTLLKNMKGWLNDEAVVRDLALQLVHVDRARICAA
- a CDS encoding permease, which gives rise to MEWKREWRALAWIVAGFLACYYLPVGISRFDNAVMEALHLVKWYAEEHVLLCLVPAFFIAGAIAVFVSQASVLKYLGAKANKVLAYGVASISGTILAVCSCTILPLFAGIYRMGAGLGPATAFLYSGPAINILAIILTARILGPELGIARAIGAIVFAVIIGLLMAFFFRKEEQEKAAAQALMPEPEVTRPLWQNIFYFAAMIGILVFVNWGKPDQASGVWNSIYVNKWLITSGFSTAFGLMLMTWYGLPKWQVVLAATPAVVMALLFSNHPTLAFVAGFVGLSFLISTREDENGEWFRESWGFAKQILPLLLFGVLVAGLLLGRPGNEGLIPSEWVSWAVGGNSLAANFFASFAGAFMYFATLTEVPILQGLIGNGMGKGPALALLLAGPALSLPNMLVIRSVIGTKKTVVFVALVVVMATAAGMIFGTFF
- a CDS encoding TM0996/MTH895 family glutaredoxin-like protein, which gives rise to MEIKVCGPGCAKCTEAERIVNEALGEAGKEATVEKVSDFNEFAKLGIFSTPAVVIDGQVKSVGKVPTKKEVLGWIS
- a CDS encoding thioredoxin family protein, producing MDVPIQRILKIGRATVGLVGLDVALNRVLAWQDLPLERCVENVYEAIAGQNYIPTTAAASYKQAIAREIVRLRENGEPQNDELVIRILGPGCVSCNNLQTMVIEIMNDMGIAADVFQVHDLDEIGRFGVMQTPALLINGTVKCAGRLPTRAKIEEWLREVE